A genomic region of Bactrocera dorsalis isolate Fly_Bdor chromosome 3, ASM2337382v1, whole genome shotgun sequence contains the following coding sequences:
- the LOC105224543 gene encoding basic-leucine zipper transcription factor A, with amino-acid sequence MERKKVLELDKICRVCIAERKDMRPLFSEKIAEMLMECATVNIENTEGWPDKICVQCVHAVSRCHAFKKQVERSDKELREYIKSLTVRVVIEETNDMKLDASPQKMLSQKPPKLQLIQPQTQFQLQTQQNQLQLQQQQIILQPQQQQQQQPQQQHQHQPQNQQLQQVQQLQLQQQQQQQQPSKRKAVSTSRKSQRQSKKSHLLPQQVQQQQHQQQQTLEHVSLQTMVQNVTPPRTQAQPATQHLQTTQTSLQQQQPQPQQLISTAALPQQIVLPNGQIITTAQIVTHAGPPQIAQIISTPNGSTVQANPSSNTVAAQPQFTPQIIQTSNGQTLQLIQQPNGQQTLQLVHVMPQRTIATTANGTSVMVTTSEDGTTTIVDDETLITPDEHNLIDDEADMEEDDEQEQICETIVVEDDQITHQQLLAGHHTIVDEDNLSQGEAQELEYLEDVTVTTSNVGHSHHQQHHHTQHYQQLSDCDGDASQQQHIQLHDDDDIIEEIHMDEEEMLEDDGADVMHVMEGDGSEFISDEDGSQQHLVGENGDPLQYTVLEAATDDEELVESDVKEVLQAACGSEMQNVVDLNQTVSSVASGCGGGGGGVGSGSGASVGSQTPTPKRHRKSNAKAVANSRQLVATASSIATSGASDDLDFDPKFIAEIISQQTTVLGSGRHVCNLCRHEFKQFKALHNHMHQHSNWIRANCKKQPQCEICLKSFKGPGMLKMHMKTHQSAARTPTCNICNKSFKSKAILYRHRQTHQLRSYACAVDNCRKTFSMPQTLRTHSDNKHPNAKQPKFKCGECSLHFDDVDMLHTHVQTGVHCDTLTMENGDGGGNNGADGSGGGSIDGSGCMDGNMAGNTIIVVTQG; translated from the coding sequence ATGGAGCGTAAAAAAGTTCTTGAGCTGGACAAGATTTGTCGAGTATGCATAGCAGAACGTAAAGATATGCGACCATTATTTAGTGAGAAGATCGCAGAGATGCTGATGGAGTGTGCCActgtaaatattgaaaatactgAAGGCTGGCCCGATAAAATTTGTGTGCAATGCGTACACGCCGTGTCGCGGTGTCATGCCTTCAAGAAGCAAGTTGAACGCAGCGACAAAGAATTAAGGGAATACATTAAAAGTTTAACTGTACGTGTGGTCATAGAAGAAACCAATGATATGAAGCTGGACGCGTCGCCGCAAAAAATGTTGTCACAGAAGCCACCTAAATTGCAACTAATACAGCCGCAGACACAATTTCAATTACAGACgcagcaaaatcaattacaattacaacaacagcaaataattCTTCAGcctcaacagcaacagcagcagcaaccacAGCAACAGCATCAGCACCAGCCCCAAAATCAACAACTGCAACAAGTACAGCAATTAcaactgcagcagcagcaacaacaacaacagccaagtAAACGAAAGGCCGTTAGTACATCACGCAAATCTCAACGGCAGTCGAAAAAGTCACATTTATTGCCACAGcaggtgcaacaacaacagcaccaacaacaacaaacacttgaACATGTGTCGTTGCAAACAATGGTGCAGAACGTAACACCCCCGCGCACACAGGCACAACCTGCAACTCAACATTTGCAAACTACACAAACGTCcttgcagcaacaacagccacaACCCCAGCAACTAATTTCCACAGCCGCCTTGCCACAACAAATTGTTCTACCCAATGGGCAAATAATTACCACGGCGCAAATTGTCACACACGCTGGACCGCCACAGATTGCGCAGATAATAAGTACGCCGAATGGCTCAACGGTACAAGCAAACCCATCCTCTAACACCGTTGCTGCGCAACCTCAATTCACGCCACAAATTATACAAACATCTAACGGACAGACATTACAATTGATACAGCAACCAAATGGGCAGCAAACATTGCAGTTGGTCCACGTGATGCCACAGCGTACTATTGCCACCACGGCGAATGGAACGAGCGTGATGGTAACCACTTCCGAAGATGGTACCACGACGATAGTTGATGATGAAACATTGATCACGCCCGACGAGCATAACCTGATCGATGATGAAGCCGatatggaagaagatgatgaACAAGAGCAAATCTGTGAAACAATTGTAGTGGAAGATGATCAGATCACTCATCAGCAGTTGCTAGCCGGCCACCATACAATCGTCGATGAAGATAATTTATCACAAGGCGAAGCACAAGAACTGGAGTATCTAGAGGATGTAACTGTAACCACCTCGAATGTAGGACATTCACATCATCAGCAACATCATCATACCCAACACTATCAACAGCTGAGCGATTGTGATGGCGATGCAAGTCAGCAGCAACATATACAACTGCATGACGATGATGATATTATCGAAGAGATTCACATGGATGAAGAGGAAATGCTGGAAGATGATGGTGCAGATGTTATGCATGTGATGGAAGGAGATGGTAGCGAATTTATTAGTGACGAAGATGGCAGTCAACAACATTTGGTTGGAGAGAACGGTGATCCGCTGCAGTACACTGTGCTCGAAGCAGCCACCGACGATGAAGAGCTCGTTGAAAGCGACGTAAAAGAAGTGCTGCAAGCTGCTTGCGGTTCGGAAATGCAGAACGTTGTCGATTTAAATCAAACGGTCAGTAGTGTGGCAAGTGGTTGTGGCGGCGGAGGCGGTGGCGTTGGATCAGGTAGCGGCGCATCTGTAGGCAGCCAAACACCAACACCCAAGCGTCATCGTAAATCGAATGCCAAAGCCGTTGCCAATTCACGACAACTAGTTGCCACCGCATCCTCAATAGCGACATCCGGGGCCTCGGACGATTTGGATTTCGATCCCAAATTTATTGCCGAAATTATAAGTCAGCAAACGACTGTGCTCGGATCCGGTCGCCATGTGTGCAATTTATGCCGCCACgagtttaaacaatttaaagccCTGCATAATCACATGCATCAACATTCGAATTGGATACGTGCAAATTGCAAGAAGCAACCGCAGTGTGAAATCTGCCTTAAAAGCTTTAAGGGTCCAGGCATGCTAAAGATGCACATGAAGACACATCAATCCGCTGCGCGCACACCTACCTGCAACATCTGTAACAAGAGCTTCAAATCAAAAGCGATACTATATCGCCATCGGCAAACGCATCAACTGCGCTCCTATGCTTGCGCCGTGGATAACTGCCGCAAAACATTCTCGATGCCACAAACGCTGCGTACGCATTCGGACAACAAGCACCCGAACGCAAAGCAGCCGAAATTTAAATGTGGTGAATGTAGTTTACATTTTGACGATGTGGATATGCTGCATACGCATGTGCAGACGGGTGTGCACTGTGATACGTTAACTATGGAAAATGGTGATGGTGGAGGCAATAATGGTGCTGATGGCTCGGGTGGTGGCAGTATAGATGGTTCGGGTTGTATGGACGGAAATATGGCGGGTAACACTATAATTGTTGTTACGCAGGGGTAG
- the LOC105224546 gene encoding tRNA pseudouridine(38/39) synthase, translated as MSDKKVQINKRGKGRVNREEILQWSKEELIAKVLQLDAYNFQIRNLLQKKLGQNDSEFYEELASLDANDNTEKAQKTKSQPIQKPQKRKFDFNKSHKRHVLIKLLYFGWDYHGLATQEDSNATIEHHLFQALIRTCLIESRETANYHRCGRTDKEVSAFGQVISIDLRSKFPAEQQLLTESLTNEIDYCTLLNRVLPRNIQAVAWMPLRSPVYSARFDCIERTYRYYFPKGDLSIEAMQKGCELLARHTDFRNFCKMDVNNGVTNYIRQVFKATVQRCEVEQCEKNSVDGYAMYMLEIRANAFLWHQIRFIMAVLLLIGEGKEQPEVISELLDVAKNPCKPQYTPAIGLPLNLFHCEFREHTIQPTDNAINKGVSANTEEREAHTTAWIYGDEHLQKLIENVQGEWMQYNIKSTMIRDVLNQLESIHQKEYQSSPVQAQAWLLQDRVRPRQYQQLLNRKRCESLENRIEHFVKKQRLIVTNDPVAQSNLVTKTMAKT; from the exons ATGAGTGATAAAAAGgtacaaataaacaaacgcGGAAAGGGTCGTGTAAACCGTGAAGAAATACTTCAATGGAGCAAAGAGGAGCTGATAGCCAAGGTTTTACAATTAGATGCATATAACTTCCAGATAagaaatttgttacaaaaaaagttGGGACAAAATGACAGTGAATTTTATGAAGAACTCGCTAGCCTGGACGCTAACGACAATACAGAAAAAGCTCAAAAAACTAAGTCACAACCAATACAAAAGCCACAGAAACGTAAATTCGACTttaataa GAGCCACAAGCGACACGTGCtaataaaattgctttatttCGGTTGGGACTACCACGGCTTAGCAACTCAAGAAGATTCAAATGCTACAATAG AGCACCACCTATTTCAAGCGCTAATCCGCACTTGTTTGATAGAGTCCCGCGAAACGGCCAATTACCATCGTTGTGGACGCACTGACAAAGAAGTAAGCGCCTTCGGCCAAGTTATATCAATAGATTTACGCAGCAAATTTCCAGCGGAACAACAACTTTTAACTGAATCATTAACAAATGAAATTGATTATTGCACATTATTAAACCGTGTGCTTCCCCGCAACATACAAGCGGTGGCATGGATGCCGCTCCGCAGTCCAGTGTACAGCGCTCGTTTCGATTGTATCGAGCGCACATACCGTTATTACTTTCCAAAAGGCGATTTAAGTATAGAGGCTATGCAAAAGGGCTGTGAATTGCTAGCAAGACATACAGACTTCCGAAATTTCTGTAAAATGGATGTTAACAATGGCGTGACGAATTATATAAGGCAAGTTTTTAAAGCTACGGTACAAAGGTGCGAAGTGGAGCAATGCGAAAAAAATTCTGTGGACG GATATGCCATGTATATGTTAGAAATCAGAGCTAATGCCTTCCTTTGGCATCAAATTCGCTTCATTATGGCAGTTTTACTGCTCATAGGTGAGGGTAAAGAGCAGCCGGAAGTAATAAGTGAATTGTTGGATGTAGCCAAAAACCCATG CAAGCCGCAATACACACCGGCTATCGGTTTGCCATTAAATCTCTTTCACTGTGAATTCCGCGAGCATACCATACAACCCACTGATAATGCTATAAATAAAGGGGTATCAGCAAATACAGAAGAGCGGGAGGCGCATACAACTGCTTGGATATACGGTGATGAACACCTACAAAAACTCATCGAGAATGTGCAAGGTGAATGGATGCAATACAATATAAA AAGTACCATGATACGCGACGTGTTGAACCAATTAGAAAGCATACATCAAAAAGAATATCAGTCTTCACCAGTGCAAGCGCAGGCTTGGTTGTTGCAAGATAGAGTTCGTCCACGCCAATATCAACAACTTTTAAACCGCAAACGTTGTG agAGTTTGGAAAATCGCATTGAACATTTCGTTAAAAAGCAACGTTTGATAGTTACCAACGATCCAGTAGCACAAAGCAACttagtaacaaaaacaatggcTAAAACGTAA
- the LOC105224545 gene encoding uncharacterized protein LOC105224545, giving the protein MHSIGGVLSLCSGYFATILLLIVLQCSYTAVNAYEENDKFCIRTQPMLLADIEKHVNPIDDDPNCKVLATTLTTKEKDSFMEIMCKDHGTSYKDSYYFFKLRNGELRGRGSHKDICNGVKNPLLAWVPYNMVLENFAQELNPKEQLSYIGKATDVDRAKTELCHFSHTDLVTNITSDLFACIVMIFEDNFYGQDSNINVLVEIEPLMYELRNITYLPWVNVTTSYKTLLDRSSLNNPNSEPKQIYGSVKYGFVEKVHVNVSTIYNKNLDHLPLLFEHAGAVLELNDLGIGGVDVTAKAYFGRFMDPRTSVKVEVIGQWAEHHQQFNADVFDYFGYGIKRYRNEIHRGEVTFTRIESAEPVYETPDSTHLTSITLHSGEEKKFERLEMADTENFTQTPNWDVNTYYDSHPYPGFYPWFVAGSIAVAVVLLVVVFNMVRIWSKKEEKKLYKLAASSA; this is encoded by the exons ATGCACTCAATTGGTGGCGTGTTGTCCCTGTGTTCGGGCTACTTTGCAACTATTTTGTTGTTGATAGTGCTGCAGTGCAGCTACACAGCGGTCAACGCTTACGAGGAAAATGACAAATTTTGCATACGCACTCAACCAATGCTGCTGGCAGATATTGAGAAGCATGTGAATCCTATAGATGATGATCCTAATTGCAAAGTGCTGGCCACAACGCTCACCACAAAGGAGAAG GATAGTTTCATGGAAATTATGTGTAAGGATCATGGCACCTCATATAAGGATAGTTATTATTTCTTCAAACTGCGCAATGGCGAACTGAGAGGACGCGGCTCGCACAAAGATATTTGCAATGGTGTGAAAAACCCATTGCTTGCTTGGGTGCCATACAATATGGTGCTGGAGAATTTCGCACAAGAACTGAATCCGAAAGAG CAACTGAGTTATATTGGCAAAGCCACTGATGTGGATCGTGCAAAGACGGAACTCTGCCACTTCAGCCACACCGATCTTGTCACAAACATCACATCTGACCTCTTTGCCTGCATTGTAATGATTTTCGAGGACAACTTT TATGGACAAGATTCCAACATTAATGTGCTCGTCGAAATAGAGCCGCTCATGTACGAATTGCGCAACATAACCTATTTACCCTGGGTGAACGTGACGACCAGCTACAAAACGTTGCTCGATCGCTCCAGTCTCAACAATCCGAATAGCGAGCCGAAGCAAATATATGGCAGCGTAAAATATGGTTTTGTCGAGAAGGTACACGTTAATGTGAGCactatatataacaaaaatttggaTCATTTGCCGTTATTGTTCGAGCATGCGGGCGCTGTATTGGAATTGAATGATTTGGGCATTGGCGGTGTAGATGTGACGGCG AAAGCTTATTTTGGACGTTTCATGGACCCACGTACTTCGGTCAAGGTGGAAGTGATCGGTCAGTGGGCCGAGCACCATCAACAATTCAATGCTGATGTTTTCGACTACTTTGGTTATGGCATAAAACGCTACCGCAATGAAATCCATCGAGGCGAGGTTACCTTTACGCGCATTGAAAGCGCCGAACCAGTTTATGAAACACCCGATTCCACACATCTTACGTCAATTACACTACACTCGggggaagaaaaaaaattcgaacGTTTGGAAATGGCTGACAccgaaaattttacacaaacacCTAATTGGGATGTTAACACCTACTACGATTCTCATCCTTATCCGGGTTTCTATCCGTGGTTTGTAGCTGGTAGCATTGCAGTAGCAGTGGTACTGTTGGTGGTGGTATTCAATATGGTGCGCATTTGGAGCAAGAAGGAGGAGAAGAAACTTTATAAGTTGGCAGCTTCTTCGGCATAA